From Alienimonas californiensis, a single genomic window includes:
- a CDS encoding ASCH domain-containing protein: MSRGGLVAPAPDRDRIALGIRQPWCELILRGRKTLEIRTRPTEVRGTIYVYSAKKLSDLPELEVVLLREEVNPDPLPKGSLVGTVEIVGCRRATPEDAAASCVPPRELENRWAWELAHPIRFAEPVKPRFLPYGVWFYPFKRRSESSV, from the coding sequence ATGAGCCGCGGCGGTCTGGTCGCCCCCGCGCCGGATCGGGACCGGATCGCCCTGGGCATCCGGCAACCGTGGTGCGAACTGATCCTGCGGGGCCGCAAGACGCTGGAGATCCGCACCCGCCCCACCGAGGTGCGGGGGACGATCTACGTCTACTCCGCGAAGAAGCTCAGCGACCTGCCGGAACTGGAGGTCGTCCTGTTGCGGGAGGAGGTGAACCCGGACCCGCTGCCCAAAGGGTCGCTGGTGGGCACGGTGGAGATCGTCGGCTGCCGGCGGGCGACGCCGGAGGACGCCGCCGCCTCCTGCGTGCCGCCGCGGGAACTGGAGAACCGCTGGGCCTGGGAACTGGCGCACCCGATCCGGTTCGCCGAGCCGGTCAAGCCGCGGTTCCTGCCCTACGGCGTGTGGTTCTACCCGTTCAAGCGGCGAAGTGAATCGTCCGTCTAA
- the trpA gene encoding tryptophan synthase subunit alpha, whose translation MPSPITAAFAAAKAENRLAFMPFVAAGDPDCDTTAEVLRTLADAGADLIELGVPFSDPIADGPVIQASYTRALGAGFKLSQFWAMLEELDTEALPPLVGMVSVSIVQRVGFEAFCARAKAAGLAGLIVPDVPGDEAAGLAEAAGAAGLDLVQLISPLTPAERVRKILAACSGFVYCLSVAGTTGERDALPLELTAHLDRLRQQTDLPLAVGFGVSKPEHVQALRGHADGAIVGSALVRRLEALADQPKEAVLKDVSDFTREMVAAGRS comes from the coding sequence ATGCCGTCCCCCATCACCGCCGCTTTCGCCGCCGCGAAGGCGGAGAACCGCCTCGCCTTCATGCCGTTCGTCGCGGCCGGGGATCCGGACTGCGACACGACCGCGGAGGTGCTCCGCACGCTCGCCGACGCCGGGGCGGATCTGATCGAGCTGGGCGTGCCCTTCTCCGACCCGATCGCCGACGGGCCGGTCATCCAGGCCAGCTACACGCGGGCGCTGGGCGCCGGGTTCAAGCTGTCGCAGTTCTGGGCGATGCTGGAAGAACTCGACACGGAAGCCCTCCCGCCGCTCGTGGGAATGGTCAGCGTTTCCATCGTCCAGCGGGTCGGGTTCGAGGCGTTCTGTGCGAGGGCCAAGGCGGCGGGGCTGGCGGGGTTGATCGTGCCGGACGTGCCGGGCGACGAGGCGGCCGGGCTCGCCGAGGCCGCGGGGGCGGCGGGCCTGGACCTGGTGCAGCTCATCTCGCCGCTCACCCCGGCGGAGCGGGTGCGGAAAATCCTCGCGGCCTGCAGCGGGTTCGTGTACTGCCTGTCCGTCGCCGGGACGACGGGGGAACGGGACGCGCTGCCGTTGGAACTGACCGCCCACCTCGACCGGCTCCGGCAGCAGACGGACCTGCCGCTGGCGGTGGGCTTCGGCGTCAGCAAGCCGGAGCACGTGCAAGCCCTGCGAGGGCACGCCGACGGGGCGATCGTCGGCAGCGCCCTGGTCCGCCGGCTCGAAGCCCTCGCGGATCAGCCGAAGGAGGCGGTGCTCAAGGACGTGAGCGACTTCACCCGCGAGATGGTGGCGGCCGGTCGGTCCTGA
- a CDS encoding transposase, with protein sequence MHGEPLALFLTWTTYGTHLPGDARGWSQRGQRGLPPHPQRERFAARRMAATPCVLNLAQRELVLETIRAHCRIRSWPLHAVAVRTNHVHVVLSAPQVDPPEVRRQLKASTARRLKEDQPRRDRWWTEGGDVQFLDTEADVADASEYVGTAQDRKGRDDAESAAEE encoded by the coding sequence ATGCACGGCGAACCGCTCGCGCTCTTTCTGACGTGGACGACCTACGGGACGCACCTCCCCGGCGACGCCCGCGGTTGGAGTCAGCGGGGACAGCGGGGATTGCCGCCCCACCCGCAGCGCGAGCGATTCGCGGCACGGCGGATGGCGGCGACACCGTGCGTGCTGAACTTAGCTCAGCGGGAGCTTGTGCTGGAAACGATCCGAGCTCACTGCCGCATCCGATCCTGGCCGTTGCACGCGGTCGCGGTGCGAACCAACCACGTGCACGTGGTCCTCTCAGCCCCGCAGGTTGATCCGCCGGAGGTCCGCCGACAGTTGAAGGCCTCGACGGCGCGGCGGCTGAAAGAGGATCAGCCCCGGCGGGACCGTTGGTGGACCGAGGGCGGAGACGTTCAGTTTCTGGATACCGAGGCCGACGTGGCGGACGCGTCGGAGTACGTCGGAACCGCACAGGACCGGAAAGGCCGTGACGATGCCGAATCGGCGGCGGAAGAGTAG
- the trpB gene encoding tryptophan synthase subunit beta: protein MPALTDPPAAAPSEAAHSGAAPAKASASVPDAAGRFGAHGGRYVPETLMRALEELAEGYSALADDSDFQAEFRGLLREYVGRPTPLYRADRLSDHCGGANVWLKREDLNHTGAHKINNSLGQALLARKMGKRRIIAETGAGQHGVATATACARFGLECIVYMGEEDIRRQALNVFRMRLMGAEVRPVSSGSKTLKDATNEAMRDWMGSVENTHYIIGSVVGPDPFPKMVRDFQSVIGRETKQQASEHFGGLPDEVVACVGGGSNAAGIFYPFVEDESVTLVGVEAGGRSPNAGDHASTLSFGRPGVLHGSFSYVLQDDDGQTSPVHSVSAGLDYPGVGPEHSYWKDSGRVKYVAVGDDAALSAFRKCSELEGIIPAVETAHAIQYVLDTAGNRPADDHVVICLSGRGDKDVYEVARLLGEKL, encoded by the coding sequence ATGCCCGCCCTGACCGATCCGCCCGCCGCCGCCCCGTCCGAAGCCGCCCACTCTGGGGCCGCCCCGGCCAAGGCGTCGGCCAGCGTGCCCGACGCCGCCGGCCGCTTCGGCGCCCACGGCGGCCGCTACGTACCCGAAACGCTGATGCGGGCCCTGGAAGAACTCGCCGAGGGCTACTCCGCCCTCGCCGACGACAGCGACTTCCAAGCCGAGTTCCGCGGGCTGCTCCGCGAGTACGTCGGCCGGCCCACGCCGCTGTACCGGGCGGACCGCCTGTCCGACCACTGCGGCGGGGCGAACGTCTGGCTCAAGCGGGAGGACCTGAACCACACGGGTGCCCACAAGATCAACAACTCGCTGGGTCAGGCCCTGCTGGCCCGCAAGATGGGCAAGCGGCGGATCATCGCCGAGACCGGCGCCGGCCAGCACGGCGTCGCCACGGCGACCGCCTGCGCCCGCTTTGGGCTGGAGTGCATCGTCTACATGGGCGAGGAGGACATCCGCCGGCAGGCCCTCAACGTCTTCCGCATGAGACTGATGGGGGCCGAGGTGCGGCCGGTCTCCAGCGGCTCCAAAACGCTCAAGGACGCGACCAACGAGGCGATGCGGGACTGGATGGGCAGCGTCGAAAACACCCACTACATCATCGGCAGCGTCGTCGGCCCGGACCCGTTCCCCAAGATGGTGCGGGACTTCCAGTCCGTCATCGGCCGCGAGACGAAGCAGCAGGCATCGGAGCACTTCGGCGGCCTGCCGGACGAGGTCGTCGCCTGCGTCGGCGGCGGGTCGAACGCCGCGGGCATCTTCTACCCGTTCGTGGAGGACGAATCGGTCACGCTGGTCGGCGTCGAAGCCGGCGGCCGCAGCCCGAACGCCGGGGACCACGCCAGCACGCTGAGCTTCGGTCGCCCCGGCGTGCTGCACGGGTCGTTCAGCTACGTGTTGCAGGACGACGACGGCCAGACGAGCCCCGTGCACAGCGTCTCCGCCGGACTGGACTACCCGGGCGTCGGCCCGGAGCACAGCTACTGGAAGGACAGCGGCCGCGTGAAGTACGTCGCCGTCGGCGACGACGCCGCCCTGTCGGCCTTCCGAAAGTGCAGCGAACTGGAGGGCATCATCCCCGCCGTCGAGACGGCCCACGCGATCCAATACGTCCTCGACACCGCCGGCAACCGCCCGGCGGACGACCACGTCGTGATCTGCCTCTCCGGCCGCGGCGACAAGGACGTCTACGAGGTCGCCCGGTTGCTGGGCGAAAAGCTGTAA
- a CDS encoding AAA family ATPase translates to MPDPSPSPEFAPLARLREQVSRVLLGKPEPIRLALVALLGGGHILIEDAPGVGKTSLAKAIAKSLDGTFTRLQFTPDMLPSDILGASLFKPDMGEFEFRRGPIFTNVLLADEINRTTPRTQSALLEAMSEGQVSVEGATLPLEPPFFVIATQNPLESEGTYPLPDNQLDRFMVCTGIGYPDREHERRALIDHAGRDPLDDVAPVISRQELKALRTRVGAVRVDDSLRDYLLDIVEATRSHADLVQGASTRGALTFDTAARAAAVLDGRDYVTPDDVKGLAVPVLAHRLGVRGTMREGRREKAGAVVRQILAEVPVPG, encoded by the coding sequence GTGCCCGACCCGTCCCCGTCCCCCGAGTTCGCCCCCCTCGCCCGGCTGAGGGAGCAGGTCTCGCGGGTGCTGCTGGGCAAGCCGGAGCCGATTCGACTGGCCCTCGTCGCCCTGCTGGGCGGCGGGCACATCCTGATCGAAGACGCCCCCGGCGTCGGCAAGACGAGCCTCGCCAAGGCGATCGCCAAAAGCCTCGACGGGACGTTCACCCGGTTGCAGTTCACCCCGGACATGCTGCCCAGCGACATTCTGGGGGCCAGCCTGTTCAAGCCGGACATGGGCGAGTTTGAGTTCCGCCGCGGCCCGATCTTCACGAACGTCCTGCTGGCGGACGAGATCAACCGGACGACCCCCCGCACCCAGTCGGCCCTGTTGGAGGCGATGAGCGAGGGGCAGGTCAGCGTCGAGGGGGCGACCCTGCCGCTGGAGCCCCCGTTCTTCGTGATCGCGACGCAGAACCCGCTGGAAAGCGAGGGGACCTACCCGCTGCCGGACAACCAACTGGACCGGTTCATGGTCTGCACCGGCATCGGCTATCCGGACCGGGAGCACGAACGCCGGGCCCTGATCGACCACGCCGGCCGCGACCCGCTGGACGACGTGGCGCCGGTGATTTCCCGGCAGGAACTGAAGGCCCTGCGGACGCGGGTCGGGGCGGTGCGGGTGGACGATTCGCTGCGGGATTACCTGCTGGACATCGTGGAGGCGACGCGGTCGCACGCCGATCTGGTGCAGGGGGCGAGCACCCGCGGGGCGCTGACGTTCGACACCGCCGCCCGGGCCGCCGCCGTGCTGGACGGGCGGGATTACGTGACGCCGGACGACGTGAAAGGGCTCGCCGTGCCCGTGCTGGCCCACCGCCTGGGCGTGCGGGGCACGATGCGGGAGGGCCGCCGGGAGAAGGCCGGAGCGGTGGTGCGGCAGATCCTCGCCGAGGTGCCGGTCCCCGGCTGA
- a CDS encoding protein-disulfide reductase DsbD domain-containing protein encodes MLNRLPFALLAALCVGALAAPAHARRQAADPGAAQAEPAKVRARAFLKTDKLPAGARTEVAVVLDVQPGWHVNTNPAPSKYAVPTTVTVETSRGTRVGEFAYPTLPPATAGGPRRPVTELSGRVVLRAPVQVPVEAAGGNERLTVTVKYQACNANSCLRPKTLTFGGMLPVAAPGAPVHLANAEWFADDADGPDATRTAER; translated from the coding sequence GTGCTGAATCGTCTGCCGTTCGCCCTGCTCGCCGCCCTGTGCGTCGGCGCCCTCGCCGCCCCGGCCCACGCCCGTCGTCAGGCCGCCGACCCCGGGGCCGCCCAGGCAGAGCCTGCCAAAGTGCGGGCCCGGGCGTTCTTGAAGACGGACAAGCTGCCCGCCGGCGCCCGCACGGAGGTCGCCGTGGTGCTGGACGTGCAGCCCGGCTGGCACGTCAACACGAACCCGGCACCGTCCAAGTACGCGGTGCCGACGACCGTCACCGTGGAGACCAGCCGCGGCACCCGGGTTGGCGAGTTCGCCTACCCGACGCTCCCCCCCGCGACGGCGGGCGGGCCGCGGCGGCCGGTCACGGAGCTGAGCGGCCGGGTCGTGCTGCGGGCCCCGGTACAGGTGCCGGTCGAAGCGGCCGGGGGGAACGAACGGCTGACGGTCACCGTGAAATATCAGGCCTGCAACGCGAACAGCTGCCTGCGGCCGAAAACGTTGACGTTCGGCGGTATGCTGCCCGTCGCCGCCCCCGGCGCCCCGGTGCACCTCGCCAACGCGGAGTGGTTCGCCGACGACGCCGACGGGCCGGACGCCACCCGTACCGCCGAACGTTAG
- the pyk gene encoding pyruvate kinase, giving the protein MDVSPPTGNEAALVKTKIVATVGPACWSPEGLRSLVLAGVDVFRLNFAHGEHARLAEVVAEVRRISADLDRPVALLGDLSGPKIRLGELPDEGLECGLGETFKFAREAVETDPRTLTCTYEPLIDDLRVGDRVLLADGTVAMRVTSVKEQGGLPVLVECTVEQPGLIRSKQGINLPGVTLSTPSLTEKDRDDLAFAVRQGLDYVGLSFVRKASDITELRSAIADHEAKCPPQIVAKIEKLEAVAELEKIIAETDAVMVARGDLGVEADIARVPVLQKRIIRLCNHHRVPVITATQMLDSMQESERPTRAEATDVANAVLDGSDAVMLSGETAIGAHPRGAVRMMSRIAVEAESDPDFHAAGLRADADEGRHHAHPITEAVTEGSVAAAVQLGAKLIVVATHSGKSALAVSAKRSPIPILALTDQADAARRMALYFGVTPVRTDAVAGDPREVLAFVVNWGRKHDVLHAGDRIVLVGTSKWSAKGHDLMLVHQIA; this is encoded by the coding sequence ATGGACGTCTCCCCCCCGACCGGGAACGAGGCCGCGCTGGTCAAAACGAAGATCGTCGCCACCGTCGGCCCGGCCTGCTGGAGCCCCGAGGGGCTCCGCAGCCTGGTGCTGGCCGGGGTGGACGTCTTCCGTCTGAACTTCGCCCACGGGGAGCACGCCCGGCTGGCGGAGGTCGTCGCGGAAGTGCGGCGGATTTCCGCGGATCTCGACCGCCCCGTCGCCCTGCTGGGCGACCTCTCCGGTCCGAAGATCCGCCTCGGCGAGCTGCCGGACGAGGGGCTGGAGTGCGGCCTCGGCGAGACCTTCAAGTTCGCCCGGGAGGCGGTGGAAACCGACCCCCGCACGCTGACCTGCACCTACGAGCCGCTGATCGACGACCTGCGGGTCGGCGACCGCGTGCTGCTGGCCGACGGCACCGTCGCCATGCGGGTGACCTCCGTGAAGGAGCAGGGCGGCTTGCCCGTGCTGGTGGAATGCACCGTCGAGCAGCCCGGCCTGATCCGCTCCAAGCAGGGCATCAACCTGCCCGGCGTGACGCTCTCCACCCCCAGCCTGACCGAGAAGGACCGGGACGACCTCGCCTTCGCCGTCCGGCAGGGCCTGGATTACGTCGGTCTGAGCTTCGTCCGCAAGGCGTCGGACATCACCGAACTGCGGTCCGCCATCGCGGATCACGAGGCAAAGTGCCCGCCGCAGATCGTGGCGAAGATTGAAAAATTAGAGGCCGTCGCCGAGCTCGAGAAGATCATCGCCGAGACCGACGCCGTGATGGTCGCCCGCGGCGACCTCGGCGTGGAGGCGGACATCGCCCGGGTGCCGGTGCTTCAGAAGCGGATCATCCGGCTCTGCAACCACCACCGCGTGCCGGTGATCACGGCGACGCAGATGCTGGACAGCATGCAGGAGTCGGAGCGCCCGACCCGGGCCGAGGCGACCGACGTGGCGAACGCCGTGCTGGACGGCTCCGACGCGGTGATGCTCTCCGGCGAAACCGCGATCGGCGCCCACCCCCGCGGGGCGGTGCGGATGATGAGCCGCATCGCGGTCGAGGCCGAGAGCGATCCCGATTTCCACGCCGCCGGCCTGCGGGCCGACGCCGACGAGGGCCGTCACCACGCCCACCCGATCACCGAGGCCGTCACCGAGGGCAGCGTCGCCGCGGCGGTGCAACTCGGGGCGAAGCTGATCGTGGTCGCCACCCACAGCGGCAAAAGTGCCCTGGCGGTCTCGGCGAAGCGGTCGCCGATCCCGATTCTCGCCCTCACCGATCAGGCGGACGCCGCCCGCCGGATGGCGCTGTACTTCGGCGTCACCCCGGTCCGCACCGACGCCGTCGCCGGCGATCCCCGCGAGGTGCTCGCCTTCGTGGTCAACTGGGGCCGCAAGCACGACGTGCTGCACGCGGGCGACCGCATCGTGCTGGTCGGCACCTCCAAGTGGAGCGCCAAGGGGCACGACCTGATGCTCGTCCATCAGATCGCGTAG
- a CDS encoding MBL fold metallo-hydrolase RNA specificity domain-containing protein translates to MSLTYTALGAAGEVTGSQHLLEHRSFRILLDCGLFQGGPGAHADNRRLDCHPRDLDAVVLSHAHADHCGRLPMLVRDGFDGEIYCTPATARIAAVMLRDSAHIQEEDAAFCHKRFGPDHPGAQPLYTEQDAQRAIKLFQPIPYNEPTRLNPHLKLTFREAGHILGSAITELSIGKVPNATRLVFTGDLGRRGMPLLKDPATLPGCDVLISECTYGDKIHTPPGDLASELLRILTRAWVDGGRVVIPAFSLGRTQQIVYYLNELAELGVLPDMPVYVDSPLATRLTEIYRDRQDLMDEEAHQMLKIDDDLFDFDRLLYTTSRQDSVAINQVGPPFVVISASGMCDAGRVRHHLARALPNEHDCVCLIGYQGRGTTGRAIAEKREWVEIFDRRVPIRCHVEQFGGLSAHAGADDLKWWFEAMANEGGVGRCFLVHGEPDVAQSFAGLIRDCCDEDPVVPDRGEVFKL, encoded by the coding sequence ATGTCGCTGACCTACACCGCCCTGGGCGCCGCCGGGGAGGTCACCGGGTCCCAACACCTGTTGGAGCACCGCTCGTTTCGCATCCTGCTGGACTGCGGGCTGTTCCAGGGCGGGCCGGGCGCCCACGCGGACAACCGCCGGCTGGACTGCCATCCGCGGGATCTGGACGCGGTGGTTCTCTCGCACGCCCACGCCGATCACTGCGGCCGGCTGCCGATGCTCGTGCGGGACGGGTTCGACGGCGAAATTTACTGCACCCCCGCCACGGCCCGGATCGCCGCGGTGATGCTGCGGGACAGCGCCCACATTCAGGAGGAGGACGCCGCCTTCTGCCACAAGCGGTTCGGCCCCGACCACCCCGGCGCCCAGCCGCTGTACACGGAGCAGGACGCCCAGCGGGCGATCAAGCTGTTCCAGCCGATCCCCTACAACGAACCGACGCGGCTGAACCCGCACCTCAAGCTGACCTTCCGCGAGGCCGGGCACATCCTGGGCTCGGCGATCACGGAGCTGTCGATCGGCAAAGTCCCGAACGCCACCCGGCTGGTGTTCACCGGCGACCTCGGCCGGCGGGGGATGCCGTTGTTGAAGGACCCGGCGACGCTGCCGGGCTGCGACGTGCTGATCTCCGAATGCACCTACGGTGACAAGATTCACACCCCGCCGGGGGACCTCGCCAGCGAACTGCTCCGCATCCTCACCCGGGCCTGGGTGGACGGCGGGCGGGTGGTGATCCCGGCGTTCAGCCTCGGGCGGACCCAGCAGATCGTCTACTACCTGAACGAGTTAGCGGAACTCGGCGTGCTGCCGGACATGCCGGTCTACGTCGATTCGCCGCTGGCCACCCGCCTGACGGAGATCTATCGGGACCGGCAGGACCTGATGGACGAGGAGGCCCATCAGATGTTGAAGATCGACGACGATTTGTTCGACTTCGACCGGCTGCTCTACACGACCTCGCGGCAGGACAGCGTCGCCATCAACCAGGTCGGGCCGCCGTTCGTGGTAATCTCCGCCAGCGGGATGTGCGACGCCGGCCGGGTGCGGCACCACCTCGCCCGGGCCCTGCCGAACGAACACGACTGCGTCTGCCTGATCGGCTACCAGGGCCGCGGCACCACCGGGCGCGCGATTGCGGAGAAACGGGAGTGGGTCGAGATCTTCGACCGCCGCGTGCCGATCCGCTGCCACGTGGAGCAGTTCGGCGGCCTGTCCGCCCACGCCGGGGCGGACGACCTGAAATGGTGGTTCGAAGCGATGGCGAACGAGGGCGGCGTCGGCCGGTGCTTCCTCGTCCACGGCGAGCCGGACGTCGCCCAAAGCTTCGCCGGCCTGATCCGCGACTGCTGCGACGAAGACCCGGTCGTTCCGGACCGGGGCGAGGTCTTCAAGCTGTGA